The genomic DNA TGCGGATGCCCTGGATCTCGACCCCCGGCGTGTCGAGCGGCACCAGGAACATGGTCAGGTCGTGGTGTCTCGGCGCATCCGGGTTCGTGTTGGTGATCAGGAAGACGTACTGCGCGTTGTGGGCATTCGAGGTGAACATCTTGGAGCCGTTGACGATCCAGTGGTCACCGTCGCGCACCGCCTTCGTCTTGCAGGTGGCGACGTCCGAGCCGCCGTCGGGTTCGGTGTATCCGAGGCACAGCCGGAGCCGGCCCGCCAACACGCCGTCGAGCACCTCGTCGACGAGTTCGTCGGAGCCGAACCGTTCGACCGACTTGGCGACCATCGCCGTGGTGCCCCAGTGGAACCACGGCGTGTGGGCACGGCCGATCTCCAGCTCCCAGATCCGCCGCTGCACGCGGCTGAACCCACCGTCAGTCGCGTCACGGTAGTCGCGCTCGAGGTAGCGCTGCTCACCGAGCGCGAGATGGACTGCCTCGTCGAAGTTCTCGCCGGTTCTGCGATCGCGTTCGATGACCTCGTCGGTGACGACGGACGCCAGGAACTCGGCGAGCCGGGTCTGGAACTCCGCGTCCTCGTCGGAGAGTTCGACCCGTGAGAAGTCCATTGGTCGTGCTTAACACCGGCGTGGATGTTTGTAAAGCACTCCGGTGCGGACGTCAGCGTGCCCGCTGCAGTGCGGACACGGTCTCCAGGTCCTCGATGGCCGCCACCGCGCGGGACAGCCCCTCCAGCGCGACGGCCTCGTCCTGCATTCCGCCGAGCCCCGCGGTGGTCAGCGGCGACACGAAGGCGTACGTGACGGCCTGGCGGTAGCGCAGCCACAGGTTCTCGCGGTCGAGCCTGGGCCCACCCGCGGCCTCGAGCCCGTCACGGTATACGTCGAGCAGATCCCTTTCCGCGCAACGCCGTTGCTCGACCGGCAGGCCGAGTACGAGTGTGTAGGTCAGGTCGCGCGAGGGGTGACCGCGACGCACCACCTGCCAGTCCAGCAGTCCCGCACGCCCGTCCCGGACGTAGGTGTTGCCGGGGTGCGAATCCCCGTGCAGGACGGTGTGCGGGCCTTCGTCGACGACGTCGGTGGCGCGCTGAAAGTTCCGCCACAGCCATCGTCCGGCATCGATCGGCACGCCTGCGCGGTCGGCGAGTGTGCGCGCCGACGCCTTCATCAGCGCTGGCGTGAGCAGGTTGGCCGGATCGCTCGCGGGCGCGGTGATCCACCCCAACGGGCTTGCGCCGCCGGGTTTCTCGGGGAGCCTCCCCCAAAACGACCCGTGCAGCTTGGCGAGTACTTCCATCAGCTGCGCCATCTGGTCGACCTCCAGCGGGTGCAGCGTATCCGCGAACCGGCACGGCGTGACGGTCATGTCCTCCAGGACGACGACGTAGCGCCCCGTCAGCGGGTCGAACGCCGCGCCGTACGAGCGCGGCACCCCGTCACCGAGTTCGTGCGCCAGGTCGCGGTAGAAGCGGGCCTCGGTCTCGCCGAGGCGGGCGAGTTCACCGAGCATGCGGGTGGCGGCGGTGGCGGCGGAGACCTTGACGAACACCGTGTCCGGCAGGTCCGGCCCGGTGAGCGCCAGTCGGGCACGCGAGGACGTGCCCGACTCCGCGTCGACGACCGAAGCCGACTCGACCGGTCGGCCGAGCACTCGCGACAGGACGTCCGGCGTGAGATCGGTGACGCGGCGCGGGAATCGCCGCCACCCGCCCAGTGCGGAGTCGAGCGCGATCCGACCCGCGCCGTGTGCCAGGTGTGCGCCCAGCCGGGCGGCGCGCATCGCCATCATCGTCTCCAGTCGTCACGACAGAGCGTGACAATTCGCGCCCGATTTGTAAAGCTACCCGTCGACTGTCGCCGACGGCGGCGGAACATCGGAGAGGCCAGACCAATGGGAATCGTCACCACCAGCTCGGAAACCGCGTTCGCCCACTCCCCCGAGACGCTCTACGACTTCGTCACCAACCCGCAGAACTGGACCAAGACCTACCCCGGCAGCTCGCACGTCGGCAACGCCGACAACGACATGCCGCTGCGCGTGGGCGACACGTGGACCGAGGCGGGTCCGGACGGCGAGCGCATCTTCACCTGGCACCTCGCGATCGCGGTGCGCCCGACGATGTGGGTCTTCACCTCGGTCGGTCGGCTCGGTCACGATCGCGAAGGCAACGGCGGGATGGAGGGCCGCATCACCGTGCAATACCACTTCACCCAACCCGGTCAGGACGTCACGTTGTTCACGCGGACCATGACCATCGAGGCGCCCAAGCACGCGCCACTGCCCGACGGCTTCTTCCGCATCGTCAACCCGGCGAACATCGACACCTATCACCGGGCCATCGCCCGCGAACTGGACTCGGCGACAACGGGTTAGCCGGCCAACGCCCGGCGCAGCGCCTCGCCCTGCATCGCGAAGAGCGCCTGGGCGACCTCACACTCGGGCACCATCGAGTCGAAGCCGTGACACGTACCCGGAAAGACGTGCAGCTCGGTGGGTGCGCCTGCCCACATGAGTCGCAGTGCGTAGTCGACGGCCTCGTCGCGTAGGGGGTCGAGTTCCGAACAGGTGATCAACGCCGCAGCGACACCGGTCAGGTCGGCCAGCCGCGCCGGCACCGCCTCGCCCGGCAGCGGGGCGCCGCCGCCCAGATGGCGCCACATCCGTTCGCACGCCACGCCGTCGAAGCCCGGGGTGTCGTCGAACTCGTCCTTCGACGGCGTGGGCCGGTCGTCGAGGACGGGTTGGTGCAGGAGCTGGAAGACCACGGCGGGAGCGGTTCCCACGGCCGCGCACTGCGCGAGCGTCGCCGCCAAGGCGGCCCCTGCGCTGTTGCCCGCCACCGCGACCCGGTCGGCGTCGACCCCGAGCGAGTCCGCCTCTGCGACCACCCATTCGAGGACCGTCAACGCATCCAGGAGGGCCGCAGGGAAGGGGTGTTCGGGCGCCAGCCGATAGTCGACCGACACCACGGTGCACCGGGCCCGGCGGGCCAGTTCGACGCACTGGCGGTGGTCGGTGTCGAGGTTGCCCAGCACGAACGCGCCGGAATGGCAGTAGACGACGACGGGTGCAGGCACCGGTCCGCCGCGATAGATCCGGACCCGTACCGCGTGGCCCATCGCCTCAGGGGTGGTCGCGTCGACGACCTCGACGCCCCGCGTGTCGAACGCGCCGACACCTGCGCGGCGGCGGTCGTCGAGCGACGCCCGGACCGCGGGCAGGGCGTCGGCGCTCAGGTCGACGCGGAAGGTCGCGAGGTGGCGCAGCGCGGGTGCCAGCCTGCGCGCGTGGTCGACCGTCACGGCGCATCCTCGAGCACGGCGTGCGGGTCGACGTGGACGTCGGGCCGGTCGGTCGACGGTTCGAACCGGTAGTCCCGCGGCCGGAACCGCCGGGTCATCACCCAGAAGTCGCGGGCGCTGCGCGGCCACTGCGTGACGACGCGGCCATTGGCAGCGCGAAAGTAGCTGCTGCACCTCGTGGTCCACACGGTGCCCTGCATCCAGCGATCGATCCGCTCGATGAACGCCCGCATGGTGTCGGGGCGCACCGCGACGTAGGACTTCCCGTGGCGGCGCAGGTACGTCAAGGCGCGCACCACGTAGTGCGCCTGGGCCTCGAGCATGAAGATTACGCTGTTGGAGCCGACGTTGGTGTTGGGGCCGTAGAGCATGAACATGTTCGGGAAACCAGGCACCGCCATGCCGAGGTAGGCGTAGGCGCCGTCGCGCCAGGCGTCGTGCAGCGAGCGGCCGCCCTCGCCGGTCACCGCGATCTGGCCGAGATAGTCGGCCGCGGCGTAGCCGGTCGCGCACACCACCACGTCGACGTCGAGTTCGCGACCGTCCTCGGTGACCAGCGACTGCGCCCGCAGCGCTTCGGCTGGGCTGGACACCACCTCGACGTGCGGCTCGGTCAGTGCCGGGATGAAGTCCGACGAGAACACCAGACGCTTGCAGCCGAACGGTGTCTCGGGCGTGAGTCGTCGGCGCAGCTCGTCGTCCGGCACGGTTCGCTCGAGCATCGCGTCGGCCGCCGCGCGGAACTGGTGGGTCTTGTCACTGCCGTGCTCGATCACCGAGATGTTGGACTCGCTGCGCAGCCACAGGCGGGTGCGGTAGAGCTTCTTGGCGAACGGCACGTGGGCGAAGAGCCACCGTTCCCGGTCGGTGTACTTCCGGTCCGGTTTGGGCAGCACCCAGGTCGGCGACCGCTGTATCGAGTACACGGCGCTCGCCACCTTGACGATCTCGGGTACCAGTTGCGCTGCGGTGGAGCCGGTTCCGAGGACTGCGACGCGCTTGCCGGTCAGGTCCAGCGAGTGGTCCCATCGGGCGGTGTGGACGACGGTTCCGGTGAACGGCTCCTCCTCCCGGAGGTCGGGCATGGCCGGCTGGGTGAACAGTCCGACGGCCGACACGACGACGTCGAACACGTGCTCGGCGCCGGTCGACGTGACCAGATGCCACGTGCGGGTGGTGTCGTTCCAGCGCGCCGAGACCACTTCGGTGCGCAGCGCCAGGTGCGGCGCAAGCCGGTAGCGCTGCGCGCACCGTTCGAAGTAGGCGAGGATCTCGGCCTGCCCGGACCACAGCCGCGACCACCCCGGATTGAGGTCGAACGAGTACGAGTACAGGTGCGACTTCACGTCGCAGGCCAGCCCGGGATAGGTGTTGATGCGCCACGTTCCGCCGACGCCGTCCTCGCGGTCGAAGATGGTGAAGTCGTCGAATCCCGCCTTGCGCAGAAAGATTCCGAGCGCGAGGCCGCCGGGCCCGGCGCCGATGATGCCCACTGAGATGTTCCGCGACACGTCCGGTCATCCAATCCGTAGCGACTGGCCACCGTCGACGACGAGTTCGGTGCCGGTGATGAACGAGGCCGCATCCGAGACGAGGAACGCGACGGCGTCGGCCACCTCCATCGGCTTGCCGAGCCTGCCCCCGGTGGACGTCTCGACCAGTCGGCGCTGCGTGGTCTCGTCGAGCATCGGGGTCTCGATCGGCCCGGGCAGCACGGCGTTGACCCGGATGCCGGTCGGCGCGAGCTCGGCGGCCGAGATCTGGGTGAGGCCCCGCAGCGCCCACTTCGACGATCCGTACGCGGCGTGGTTGGGGAACGGCCGCAACGCCCCGGTGCTGCACGTGTTGACGATCGACGCCCCTGCGCCGTCGGCCGCGGCGGTGCTCAGATGAGGGAGCGCGGTGCGGATGCCGAGGAACGGGCCGAGGCAGTTGACCCGCCAGCTGCCCTCGAACCCGGCGACGGTCTCGTCGCCGAGCCTCGCGCGGTGCAGGACACCGGCATTGTTGACCAGCGTGGTCAGCCCGCCGAACCGGGCGACCACGGTGCGCACGGCGGCCTCCCACATATCCTCGGACGTCACGTCGAGCGGCACGGTGACGACGTCGACGCCGGTTTCAGTGTTCTGCCGCAGCCCGTCGACGTCGCGGTCGCAGGCGGCGACGCGCATGCCGTCGGCCCGTAGCCGGGCCACGATCGCCGCGCCCTGCCCGCGCGCCGCTCCGGTCACCAGCGCAACCCGAGGCCCCTCGCGATGGCCCATCACGCCACGATCGCGATCTTGACCCGGCCCGGGGTCGGTCGGCACGCCAGCTCGAACGCCGAGGGGACGTCGTCGACCGAGAACCGGTGGGTCAGATAGCTCGTCAGGAGCCCGGGATGCGCCGCTGCGAGCTCCGACGCGGCGGTCAGCATGCGCCGGCGTCCCAGCGTCACACCCGATTTCAGCGTGAGGTTGTTGCGCAGCATGGTCCGCATGCTGATCGGATAGCTGTCGTCGTCGGGCACCCCGAAGTAGAACACCGTGCCGCCGAAGGCCGCGGCCTCGATGGCGTGCCCGAGGGTGGCCACCTGATGCCCAACGGCCTCGACGACGACGCCCGGCTTGTCGTCGGCGTCGAGATGCCGGATCCACCGGTCACTGGTCGCCCGGATCACGCGGTCGACCCCGAACGCAGGCCCGATCTCCGCCCGATCCACGGGGTCGACGCCCGTCACCAGACGAGCGCCGGCGGCCTTGGCCACGTACGAGAACAGCAACCCGATCGAGCCCTGCCCGATGACCGCGACGTGCTCATCGGCGAAGTCGAGGTGTTCGGCGGCGTAGAGCACGCAGGCCAGCGGTTGCAGACCGACCGCGAGTTCCGGTGTGAGCGCGGGGTCGTAGGCCGCCAGTCCCTCGCCGTCGGCGACCACCTGGCCGTTGAGGCCGTCGAACCCGGACGCCCACCCGACGACCCGGTCACCGGGTGCGTGACTCCGGTGACGGCTCGCCTGTACCTCGCCGGCGATCTCGTGCACCGGGAAGCCGGGCATGCCCGACGCCTGGACGCCGGTGTCGCCGAGCAGCCTGCCCTGGCTGCCGCGGAAGCCCGGCAGGTCACTGCCGCAGATGCCTGCTGCGAGGAAGCGCAGCAGCACCTGACCGTCGCCGAGGTCGTCCGGTGACGGTTCCGGGCGTTCCGAGCGTTCGAAGGTGAACGGCGCGACGAGCCGATAGGACCACACGTCTTCAGTTCCCCCTCGACGGCACCGAGGCCGAGACCGACACCGGAAGGCTGTTCCAGCCCCACTGGAAGCTCGACGGCGGCCGCCATGCGGCGCCGACGTCGACCTCGAAGTCCGCTACGCGTTTCAGCCACTCGGTGATCAGGATCGTGATCTCCAGACGCGCGAGGTGCACGCCGAGGCAGACGTGCTGCCCGCGACCGAACGCCAGTAGTCGCTCGATGGGCCGGTCCCACGCGAACTCGTCGGGGTCGGCGTACTCGCGTTCGTCACGCGCTGCCGAGGCGAGCAGCGTGATGATCCGTTGGCCGGGCCGGATCGTGGTGCCGTGAACGGTGTAGGGCTTGCGCGCAGTGCGGGCGAACCACTGTGCGGGAGCACAGAATCGGATGATCTCCTCACGGGCGACGGGCACGTTGGCGTCGAGGTCGGCGCGCACGGCGGCGAGCTGGTCGGGCCGGCGTGACAACTCCCACAGGCCGTGCGCGACGATCTTGGGCACGGTCTCGGTGCCGCCGATGAAGACGCCCAGCATCTGGGTGGCCACCTCGACGTCGGACAGCGCGGAGCCGTCGGGCAGTCGGTACCTCAGCAGTCCGTCGACGATCGGCTGCGTGCCGTCGGCGCCCTCCGCGCGCCTCGTCTCGACGAGCGGCACCAGGTACTCGAGGTAGCCGGGCCGGGCGGTCGCGGTGTTCACGCCGTCACCGGGTTTGGCGAGGCTGCCGGCGTTGACGGTGCCGAGCACGTCGGGTGCCACGTCGTCGGGGAGGCCGAGCAGCCCGCAGACCATCGACGCGGCGACGATGCCGCCGTAGTCCTGCGTCAGGTCGAACGAGCCCCGCGCGAGTAGCTCGTCGAGCCGCTCGTTGGCCAGCCTGCGGATCCGGTCGGCGAGCCCGGCGACGTTGCGCGGCCGCAGCGGTTTGGAGTGCGACCCGCGCACTCCCCCGTAGATGGGATCGTCGAAGTTGGCGTGAAAGGGCATGGGGTGCAACGGCGGATCGTCGACGGGTCCGTCGTTGTGCCGCGCGAGCACCGTGGCCGCGGGCAGCGTGCCCTCCGACGCAACGAAGGTTCCGTCGTTGCGGCCCAGCACGTCCCATACGTCGGCGAAGCGCGACAGCGCGAAGGTGTCCCACTGCTCGACGTAGTACACCGGATGGCGGTCGCGCAGCACCCGGTAGTACGGCAGCGGGTCGGCCATCACCGCCGGATCGAACGGGTCGTACGAGAAGTCCCGCACCGCGAGCGTCACGACCGTCCGGGCGTCAGGTCGGTGGTTGACAGTGACACCCAGCGAGCGTGACACTCAAGGCGTGTTTTGTAAAGTAGCGGCGCTGGCGCCCAGATTCGGCGCGTCGTGAACCCCACGCCACTGGCCAACGGGTTCTGCTTCGGCGAGGGTCCGCGGTGGTTCGAGGGCCTGCTGTGGTTCTCCGACATGCTCGGCGAGGCCGTGCACACCGTCGACCTCAACGGCGCGATGAGCACCCTTCCGCTACCGGGCCGCGCACCGTCGGGGCTCGGATTCCGGCCCGACGGAACGCTTCTCATCGTTTCCACCGAGGACCGTCAGGTACTCCGGTACGACGGGGACGACGTGACCCTGCTGGCCGATCTGTCCGACGTGGTCCCGGCGAACCTGGGTGACATGGTCATCGACGACGCCGGTCGCGCCTATGTCGGGTCGCAGGCGCGCGACGGCGGTGTGATCGTCCGCATCGATCCGCGAGACGGCGAAGACGACTCGGTGTCGGTCGTCGCCGAGGATCTCGAATTCCCCAACGGCATGGTGCTGACCCCCGATGGCGGCACGCTGGTGGTCGCCGAGTCGACGGGACGGCGGCTCACCGCGTTCACCGTCGACGGCCGGGGCGCACTGTCGCAGCGGCGGGTGTTCGCCGACGGCCTCTCCGGTCCGCCGGACGGCCTGGCACTCGACGCCGACGGCGGGGTGTGGGCGGCGATGACGCTCGCCCACCGCTTCGAACGCATCGTCGACGCCGGCGAGGGGCGACACGAGGTCACCCACGGCATCGACATGGCAGGGCGCACCGCGATCGCCTGCGCGCTGGGCGGTCCCGCGGGCCGCACCCTGTTCCTGCTGTCGAGCACCGACGCCTACCCCGAGCGGCTGATCGGCACGAAGGCCTCGCGTGTCGACGCGATCGTCGTCGACGTGCCCGCGCCGGGCGAGTTCGAGCACTGAAGCATCGAGCACCGAAGCATCGAGCACTGACGGAGGATCGCGATGTCCGACTGCTACTACGAGATGATCGACGCCGACGACACCGGCGAGCGTTTCCGCGCAAGCGATCTGGTGCGCAGCACGTGGTCGGCGTCGATCCAGCACGGTGCGCCGGTGTCGGCGCTGCTGGTCCGCGGGCTCGAGCGGTGCGCGCCGCGCGCCGACACCAGGTTGAGCCGGGTGATGGTCGACCTGCTCGGCGGCGTGCCCGCCGACGGTGACCTGTGGGTCCAGAGCAGGGTGCTACGCCCCGGCAGGCAGATCGAACTGGTCGGCGCGGAGCTGCTGGCCGCGGGTCCCGACGGCTCGCCGCGGGCCGTGGCCCGCGCCAGCGGATGGCGGCTGGCGACGCTCGACACCTCGGTCGTGCAGCACGCGGCGGCAGCGCCCCTGCGCCCGCTGGCCGAGGCGGCGAGCCGCGACATGGCCAAGGACTGGGACCGCAACTACGTGCACAGCATCGACTGGCGTTGGCTCACCACGCCGTTGGCGGTAGGCCCCGGCGAGTCCTGGCTGCGGCCCACCGTCGACCTGGTGCAGGGCGAGACGCTGACACCACTGCAGCGGTTGTTCACCGTGGCCGACGACGCGAATGGCATCGGCACTCGACTGGACATCCGCCAGTGGACGTTCATGAACACCGACCTGGTGGTGCACGTGCACCGCGTGCCCGATGGGGAGTGGATCGGCATCCGCGCCGAGACGAGCTACGGGCCGGACGGCATCGGGACGACGTTCGGCACGCTGTTCGACGCCCAAGGTGCGGTCGGCGGCATCCAGCAGTCAGTGCTGGTCCGTCCGATGCCGGGCCGGTAGGGCACCGCCACCGTGGACGACCTCACGGAGCCCGAGATCGACAACCCCACCCGGGAGCGAATTCTCAACGCCGCGGCCGAGGTGCTCGGACGCCGGGGCACCACCAAGCTGAGCCTGTCGGACGTCGCGCACCAGGCCGGCGTCTCCCGTCCCACGCTGTACCGGTGGTTCGGATCCAAGCGGGATCTGCTCGACGCCTTCGTCGTCTGGGAGCGGGAGTACTACGAGCGGGCGGTCGCCGAGGCGTCCGCGGGGCTGGCCCGCTACGACCGACTCGACGCGACGCTGCGCACGATCGTCGCCTATCAGCAGTCCTACCCCGGGCTGCGCATGGTGGACATCGAGCCAGAACACGTCATCGCGCGACTGTCGGCGTTCATTCCGCTGATGCGTCAGCGCCTGGAGCGCCTCATCCCGGGTCCCGACGCCGCCACCGCGGCCGCGACGGTGGCGCGGGTGGCGATGGCGCACTACCTCGTTCGCAGTGACGACGCCGACCAGTTCCTCGCGCAGTTGCGGCACGCGGCGGGCATCAAGCCGCCGCGCGCCGAGGGGTGACTCAGTCGCGACGGCGCCGCTCGGCCAATTCGGCGAGGATCTCCTCGGTGTGCTGCCCGAGCGTGGGTGCCGTCGACCTCGGCTCCCACGGCGTGCCGTGGAAGTCGGCGGGCGTGGCGATCATCGGCTGGGCGCCATCGGTGTCGGGCACGTACACGACGCCGCCCGCGGCGTGGAATTGGTCGTCGGCGAGCACGTCGTCGGGCGAGTTCACCGGTGACCAGAAGAAGTCCGGCTCGGCTGCGAACACCTCTGCCCACTCTTCGAGCGGGCGGGTGACGAAGATGGCGTCTAGTTCGCCGATGAGTTCCACGGCGTTGGCGGCCCTGGCCCGCGCGGTCGCGTACCGCTGGTCGTCGAGCCACCCGGTCCGGCCGACGGCGCGGCACAGCGCCGGCCAGTGCCGGTCGCCCTGCAGCCCGACGATCCAGAACCGTCGCCCGTCGGCCGTGGCGTAGTTGTTCATGCACGGGTTGCCCATGGCCTCGCGCTGCCCGACGGCGATCTGCTGGCCGGTGAGCAGCACGGTGTTGAGGTCGAAGCTGACGGTGTAGGCGCCCTGGCGGTACAGCGACGTCGACACCAGCTGCCCCTCCCCGGTCCGCTGCCGCGCGACCAGCGCGGCGCACACCGCGGCGGCGAGCGTCATGCCCGCCGAGTGGTCGCCCATCCCGCCGCGCTGGAACGGCGGCACGTCGCCGGGACGGGTCAGCAGGTCGGCGATGCCCGAGCGGGCCCAGAACGCCGCGACGTCGTAGGCCGCGCGGTCGGCGTCGGGCCCGTCGGCGCCGTACCCGGTGATCAGCCCGTACACCAGCCGGGGGTTGCGCTCGGCGAGCGTGGCGAAGTCGAGGCCGAGGCGCGTCAGGGCGCCAGGGCGGACGTTGGTGACGAACACGTCGGCGTCGGCGAGCAGGTCGAGGGCCACGCCCCTGCCCTCGGCGGTGGTCAGGTCGGCGACGATGCTGCGCTTGGAGCGGTTGTCCATCTCGAACGGCGGGTTGACGCCGGACTCGATCTGCAGCATCCGGCCGAAGGTGCGTGCCGGATCGCCCTGCGGCGGTTCGATCTTGATCACGTCCGCGCCCCAGTCGGCGAGGATGCCGCCCGCCGCGGGCGCGGCGACCCACACGCCGAGTTCGACGACCCTGGTGCCTTCGAGCGGTCCGGCCACCGTCATCCTCCAGTCACTCCGGCGATCACGCCGTTGGCGCCCTCGCGGCCACCGCGTACCTTACGATCATCGGAGCATTCGTAACCGTCGGGGCAGGTTGACGCCCTGCGGGCAACGTGGAAGTTCCGAGCTGGAAGTGGTGAGCCGATGAGCGCCGATCAGGCCCACCCTGACTTCGGCGACGACACCTCGACGCGCCGCCGGATCCTGTCGGCCACCACCGAGGTGCTGGCGCGCAGCGGCCAGTCCAAGCTCAGCCTCTCCGAGGTCGCGATGCAGGCCGGGGTGTCGCGCCCGACCCTCTACCGCTGGTTCGCCTCCAAGGAGGAACTGCTCCAGGCGTTCGGCGTGTACGAGCGCGAGATGTTCGACTCCGGCATCAGCAAGGCGACCGCGGGCCTGCGCGGCAACGAGAAGCTCGACGCCGCGCTGCAGTTCATCGTGTCCTACCAGCAGTCGTACTCCGGTGTTCGGGTCATCGACATCGAGCCCGAGGTGGTCATCGCGCAGCTCGACCGGGTGATCCCGGTGATGCGGACCAGGCTCGAACGCCTGCTGCAGGGCCCGAACCGCACGGTCAAGGCGGCGACGGCCATTCGGGTTGCGATCTCGCACTACATCGTTCGCAGTGACGACGACGACCAGTTCCTGGCACAGCTGCGGCACGCGGTGGGCATCAAGGCACCCGCAGGCGACTGATCGCCACCGCCAAACGCCTGACACTTCGCCGATAGTTTGTAACGCTATCCACATGACGACCGTAGAGACCGAATTCGGAGTTCTGGCCGGCGAGCAGCGCATGCTGATCGACGGGGAGCTGCAGCACACCAGCAGCGGCGCGACGTTCGACGTCATCCATCCCGCCAGCGAACAGGTCGCGGGCCAGGCCACCGACGGCACCGTCGAGGACATGTCGCGCGCCGTCGCGGCTGCCCGACGCGCGTTCGACGAGTCGGACTGGTCGCGCGACGTCGACTTCCGCTACCACTGCCTCCACCAGTTGCACGACGCGTTCGACCGCAACAAGGAGCGACTGCGCCGCATCCTCATCACCGAGGTCGGTTGCCCGGTGACCGTCACGGGGTCGCAGATCGAGAGCCCGATCGACGAGGTCAGGCACTGGGCCGAGCACGGCAAGGCCTTCGAGTACCTGGTCGACACCGGCGTGCACCCCACGCAGATGGGCCCGGCGCGACGCAAGATCCACTACGAGCCGATCGGCGT from Mycolicibacterium arabiense includes the following:
- a CDS encoding thioesterase family protein translates to MSDCYYEMIDADDTGERFRASDLVRSTWSASIQHGAPVSALLVRGLERCAPRADTRLSRVMVDLLGGVPADGDLWVQSRVLRPGRQIELVGAELLAAGPDGSPRAVARASGWRLATLDTSVVQHAAAAPLRPLAEAASRDMAKDWDRNYVHSIDWRWLTTPLAVGPGESWLRPTVDLVQGETLTPLQRLFTVADDANGIGTRLDIRQWTFMNTDLVVHVHRVPDGEWIGIRAETSYGPDGIGTTFGTLFDAQGAVGGIQQSVLVRPMPGR
- a CDS encoding TetR/AcrR family transcriptional regulator — protein: MDDLTEPEIDNPTRERILNAAAEVLGRRGTTKLSLSDVAHQAGVSRPTLYRWFGSKRDLLDAFVVWEREYYERAVAEASAGLARYDRLDATLRTIVAYQQSYPGLRMVDIEPEHVIARLSAFIPLMRQRLERLIPGPDAATAAATVARVAMAHYLVRSDDADQFLAQLRHAAGIKPPRAEG
- a CDS encoding CaiB/BaiF CoA transferase family protein produces the protein MAGPLEGTRVVELGVWVAAPAAGGILADWGADVIKIEPPQGDPARTFGRMLQIESGVNPPFEMDNRSKRSIVADLTTAEGRGVALDLLADADVFVTNVRPGALTRLGLDFATLAERNPRLVYGLITGYGADGPDADRAAYDVAAFWARSGIADLLTRPGDVPPFQRGGMGDHSAGMTLAAAVCAALVARQRTGEGQLVSTSLYRQGAYTVSFDLNTVLLTGQQIAVGQREAMGNPCMNNYATADGRRFWIVGLQGDRHWPALCRAVGRTGWLDDQRYATARARAANAVELIGELDAIFVTRPLEEWAEVFAAEPDFFWSPVNSPDDVLADDQFHAAGGVVYVPDTDGAQPMIATPADFHGTPWEPRSTAPTLGQHTEEILAELAERRRRD
- a CDS encoding TetR/AcrR family transcriptional regulator, whose protein sequence is MSADQAHPDFGDDTSTRRRILSATTEVLARSGQSKLSLSEVAMQAGVSRPTLYRWFASKEELLQAFGVYEREMFDSGISKATAGLRGNEKLDAALQFIVSYQQSYSGVRVIDIEPEVVIAQLDRVIPVMRTRLERLLQGPNRTVKAATAIRVAISHYIVRSDDDDQFLAQLRHAVGIKAPAGD